GCAGCCCACTGTCCGAAAAGGGCAATGGCTTTGGCCATCGCCTGGTCTCCGGCGGCTGACATCAGTACACCGACGCAATCCAACGACGTGATCTACCTTGAACCCGTACATGATTTTTCCCGAACGCACCAGACCTGACCGCGTGCCCCGGGTGCTACGCGGTCGGGCGAGTCGCGCTGCAATCAGTGTAATAACGCGTGCGGATCAGCCACAATGTCGTGCTGGCCTTTGAATCTTGGGCCTCCCATACCCTCACCGCCGAGGGCGCATCCCGAGTGCTCACTTGCAGTGTTCATCAGCGGCGACGGCGGCGGATCAGGTCGGCGAGCCGATCCGGCGTGACACGCACGAAAAGTGCCCCGTTGAGCTTGACCAACGGCGCTTCTTCCTGCCCTTCGGCACAGCGCGACAGCAGCAGTTCGAAGTTCCCGTCCGCCGATACCATGCCCGGAGAAATGCGCAGTTCGCTCCAGACCACCTCGAGCAGTTGCTCGCGGGTTTCGTGGTCGAGGCCGTCAGTACAGATCTCGATACGGTGAACGCTCACGCCCGGATCTTCCCGCGTTCGAGACTCATGGAAAAATGATCCTCGAGAATTCTGGGCTCGCGCAGACGTGTCTCACAAGGTTGCGTGATGGGAGAGCGGCCAGGGAGACAAACCCTGTGTTGGTCGTGTTGGCGGGGGTGACCGAGAAGAAAGGCAGACACGGACATCCTCGCCATCTTAATGCGTTCATGCACGGCTCATCGGCCGTCACGACCGGTGCCTGATCGTGAAGTATGGTGTCGACTTCTTCCTCGACCGTCCAGGATCCATCCGTGCGCCGCACGCCGGGGGTCGCACTTTCTGCTGGAAGCAGAAAACGTAATTGCGCACTCTCTGAGTGGGCATTTGGACGCGTAGAGTACACTGAAGTGAGCGACATCTCGGTTCAAACGTTCTGCAAACCTGTTCGGCTTCCAGAACTGTCGCCGTGCTCACCTCGCCCTTTCGCGCAGCGTTACGGGGCGTCAAGCGAAGCGACTCGGGGGATTGCGTATGGTCACAGCAGCGTGGACACAAGCGGCCTGCCGCTTTTCGAAACAAACGTCTTTGTGCAGTATCGGGAATTTCCGATGAATCTCTTGACCGACACCGGGGCGCACGCCCCGCAGAACCGGACTTTTCCGTGCGGGAGGCCCTCATGAATCGATACGACGACCGCGCACGGCTCGTGTTTCACTATGCCCGCGAAGAGGGAAACCGCCTCGGCCACGCCATGGTCGGACCGGAGCACCTGCTGCTGGGATTGATGCGTGAAGCGGGTACGGCAGCACAGATTCTCGGCGAATTCGGAGCGACGCTCGAAGGCCTGCGCCGACGCGTCGAGGAAATTATCGGCCGCGGCGAGGGCTCGCGCCTCAACGACGCGCCGGCCATCACCCCACGGGCACGCCGTGTCATGGAGCTCGCGTCCGCCGAGGCACGCAGCCTGGGCGCCCAGGTGACCAGCACCGAGCACATCCTGCTGGGCATCATCCGCGAAGGCGACGGCGTGGCGTACCGTATCCTGCAGGACCTCACCAAGGACGTGGACACCATCCGCTGGCGCATTCTGGCGCACAGCGACCCCAAATCGCAGAAACCGGTGCACACCCCTTTTCTGGATGAATACGGGCGCGACCTGACCAAGCAGGCCCGTGAAGGCAAGCTCGATCCGGTCATCGGACGCGCCGAGGAAATCCGGCGTGTCACGCAGATCCTTTCACGCCGCACCAAGAACAACCCAGTCTTGATCGGCGATCCCGGCGTCGGAAAAACCGCCATCGTCGAGGGTCTGGCGCTCGCCATTCACGAGAAACGCGTGCCGCCCAACCTGCACGGCGCGCGTCTGGTCAGCCTGGACCTTTCCGGTGTGGTGGCCGGTACCAAGTACCGTGGTGAATTCGAGGAACGCCTGCGTCAGATCATCGAGGAGCTGCGCAACGCCAAGGTGATCGCCTTTATTGACGAGCTGCACACTCTGGTCGGGGCGGGCGGGGCCGAAGGCACCCTCGACGCCGCGAACATCCTCAAGCCAGCCCTTTCACGCGGCGAGATTCAGGTCATCGGTGCGACGACCACGGGCGAGTACCACCGCTACATCGAAAAGGACGCCGCGCTAGAGCGGCGCTTCCAGCCGGTGATCGTGCTGGAGCCTTCGCCCAGTGAAACACTGCAGATTCTGCGTGGTCTGCGAGGACGCTACGAGGAGCACCACGGCGTGCTGATCCCCGATGCGGCGCTGGAACTGGCGGTACGCATCGGCGAGCGGGCCTTGCCCGGACGCAATTTTCCCGACAAGGCCATCGACCTGATCGACGAAGCGGCCAGTCGTGTGCGGCTCAACCTCAGCCTCGGCGTGACCGTGTCCGAGGACGACACTGGCGAACCCTTCGTGTCACGCGATGACATCGAAAGCGTCATCAACTCGATGGGCGGCATCTACGCTGAGGAAAGCGCCGAGAAGCTGGGTGACCTCGAAGATTCGCTCACCGATCAGGTGTACGGGCAGCCCGACGCCATCAAGGCACTGTCGAGCGCCCTGCGGCGTGCGCGCGTCGGTCTGGGCGGCCGCACCCGCGTCTCTGCGAGCTTTCTGTTCGTGGGACCCAGCGGGGTTGGCAAGACCCACCTCGCCAAAGCGCTGGCGCGTTCACTGTTCGGTTCCGAGCGGGCCCTCATCCGCATCGACATGAGCGAGTTCCAGGAGTCGCACAGTGTTTCCAAGCTGATCGGGAGCCCTCCTGGTTACGTCGGGTACGAACAGGGTGGCCGCCTGACCGAAGCGGTACGCCGTCAGCCTTTCAGCGTGATCCTGCTCGACGAAATCGAGAAGGCACACCCCGACGTGTACAACACCTTCCTGCAGGTGCTCGACGACGGCCGCCTCACCGACGGACTCGGGCGCACAGTGGATTTCCGCCGCACCATTCTCATCATGACCTCGAACACCGGCTTCAACACCGGCCCCGGCCTCGGCTTCTCCCCGGTGCAAATCGAGGACACCCAGCCGCTGCGCCAGATCTTCACGCCCGAATTCCTCGACCGCCTTGACGACGTGATCCGCTTCAAGTCTCTCGGCGAGGAAGAGCTGGTGCGGGTCGCGGCGCAACTGATCGAGGAAATGCGCGACGAGCTCGCTCACCGTGACCTGCAGGTCAGCTTTGACCCTGCCATCGCCAAATGGCTGGTAGGCAAACTGCGTGCCCGCAGCG
The Deinococcus peraridilitoris DSM 19664 genome window above contains:
- a CDS encoding NAD(P)H-dependent oxidoreductase subunit E, encoding MSVHRIEICTDGLDHETREQLLEVVWSELRISPGMVSADGNFELLLSRCAEGQEEAPLVKLNGALFVRVTPDRLADLIRRRRR
- a CDS encoding ATP-dependent Clp protease ATP-binding subunit encodes the protein MNRYDDRARLVFHYAREEGNRLGHAMVGPEHLLLGLMREAGTAAQILGEFGATLEGLRRRVEEIIGRGEGSRLNDAPAITPRARRVMELASAEARSLGAQVTSTEHILLGIIREGDGVAYRILQDLTKDVDTIRWRILAHSDPKSQKPVHTPFLDEYGRDLTKQAREGKLDPVIGRAEEIRRVTQILSRRTKNNPVLIGDPGVGKTAIVEGLALAIHEKRVPPNLHGARLVSLDLSGVVAGTKYRGEFEERLRQIIEELRNAKVIAFIDELHTLVGAGGAEGTLDAANILKPALSRGEIQVIGATTTGEYHRYIEKDAALERRFQPVIVLEPSPSETLQILRGLRGRYEEHHGVLIPDAALELAVRIGERALPGRNFPDKAIDLIDEAASRVRLNLSLGVTVSEDDTGEPFVSRDDIESVINSMGGIYAEESAEKLGDLEDSLTDQVYGQPDAIKALSSALRRARVGLGGRTRVSASFLFVGPSGVGKTHLAKALARSLFGSERALIRIDMSEFQESHSVSKLIGSPPGYVGYEQGGRLTEAVRRQPFSVILLDEIEKAHPDVYNTFLQVLDDGRLTDGLGRTVDFRRTILIMTSNTGFNTGPGLGFSPVQIEDTQPLRQIFTPEFLDRLDDVIRFKSLGEEELVRVAAQLIEEMRDELAHRDLQVSFDPAIAKWLVGKLRARSAKHAIGSSRQLRTLVREEIEDPLALELVSGHEGTEVRVLLGQDKLRFERGKAAPPQILA